A genome region from Excalfactoria chinensis isolate bCotChi1 chromosome 26, bCotChi1.hap2, whole genome shotgun sequence includes the following:
- the CIST1 gene encoding uncharacterized homolog isoform X2: MARRLLLCCAALLAAAQPSSKPNPGLVVVVSLFVVVLVGAVAMLLVRLCRCGKPQFQRLDEVPMGKVSEESPFARHPPR; this comes from the exons aTGGCGCGgcggctgctgctgtgctgtgctgccctgctggcGGCAG cacagccctcctccaAACCCAACCCCGGACTGGTGGTGGTCGTCAGCCTCTTCgtggtggtgctggtgggggCCGTGGCCATGCTGCTGGTGCGGCTGTGCCGCTGCGGGAAGCCCCAATTCCAACGGCTGGACGAGGTGCccatg GGCAAAGTGTCAGAGGAATCCCCCTTCGCCCGTCACCCCCCCAGGTGA
- the CIST1 gene encoding uncharacterized homolog isoform X1, with product MARRLLLCCAALLAAGTVHGLQAPTPPHQPSSSIGVPIWTSEVPSLSSGATEAQTLPRDTTPSKESSAASPSPPHTTTAAATATPSTAAAEPPSSPAEAPSPSSPAGSPSLPMTSDSAPLTTAPSNPPTTSAPSNLTTAPSYPWSPSRAPAPSSPGQPTPTPSPAVPPASPSPGTASALSSSTARLLGAGSLAQPSSKPNPGLVVVVSLFVVVLVGAVAMLLVRLCRCGKPQFQRLDEVPMGKVSEESPFARHPPR from the exons aTGGCGCGgcggctgctgctgtgctgtgctgccctgctggcGGCAG GGACAGTCCATGGCCTTCAAGCACCAACACCACCGCACCAGCCCAGCTCGTCCATAGGTGTCCCCATATGGACAAGTGAAGTGCCTTCACTCAGCTCAGGAGCAACTGAAGCACAGACATTGCCACGGGACACAACTCCCAGCAAAGAGAGCTCAGCAGCTTCTCCATCCCCACCTCACACCACAACAGCGGCTGCAACTGCGACcccaagcactgcagcagctgaacctccctccagccctgcagaagcACCATctccctccagccctgcaggatcACCATCTCTGCCCATGACATCAGACTCAGCACCGCTGaccacagccccatccaacccccccaccacatcggctccatccaacctgaccaCGGCTCCCAGCTATCCGTGGTCCCCAAGCAGAGCACCGGCCCCGTCCTCTCCTGGGCAGCCCACCCCcactcccagccctgctgtgcccccTGCCAGCCCCTCTCCTGGCACTGCCTCAGccctcagctccagcactgcgCGGCTGCTCGGTGCCGGCAGCCTGG cacagccctcctccaAACCCAACCCCGGACTGGTGGTGGTCGTCAGCCTCTTCgtggtggtgctggtgggggCCGTGGCCATGCTGCTGGTGCGGCTGTGCCGCTGCGGGAAGCCCCAATTCCAACGGCTGGACGAGGTGCccatg GGCAAAGTGTCAGAGGAATCCCCCTTCGCCCGTCACCCCCCCAGGTGA
- the PDE4C gene encoding 3',5'-cyclic-AMP phosphodiesterase 4C isoform X2 has translation MESISEFGTRAAVPAVPPPPSHAAPTPVCDTAVVGGTCVSAPHLGDTVPGSGPSPGRQRGQKWLSCTGGGTNPQLSHRAGGATMRLCVPVPLGTRGRGRQRGRGMQPGGRCPSRRHSCIGFDLENGPPGRGPLEPQCSPGAGLVLQGAFTHSQRRESFLYRSDSDYDLSPKGMSRNSSIASDLHGEDLIVTPFAQVLASLRTVRTNVTVLLHLQERVGTKRASSSSLPSASRAGLSEDAQQKLSLETLEELDWCLEQLETLQTRHSVGEMASNKFKRMLSRELSHLSESGRSGNQVSEYISSTFLDKQHEVEIPPAPHKEKERERRKRPMSQISGVRKPAHGPLLATIPRFGVRTEQEGLLAKELQDTNKWGLNIFKVAEYSGNRPLTVLMYSIFQERDLMKTFRIPADTFLTYMLTLEDHYRADVAYHNNIHAADVAQSTHVLLSTPALEAVFTDLEIMAAIFASAIHDVDHPGVSNQFLINTNSELALMYNDASVLENHHLAVGFKLLQEENCDIFQNLSKKQRQSLRKMAIDMVLATDMSKHMNLLADLKTMVETKKVTSLGVLLLDNYSDRIQVLQNMVHCADLSNPTKPLELYRQWTDRIMAEFFHQGDREREKGMEISPMCDKHTASVEKSQVGFIDFIAHPLWETWADLVHPDAQEILDTLEDNREWYQSMIPRSPSPPPEVGSEVPPTAPSKSQFEMTLEEEVGGSDTEPEGPESPLEEDNSGSKASATDDSESADAERLSPGSGDREVDNRRVLEGTLPKDRAGGGCTALDPESGRELCLDTEGNVTFLPLGT, from the exons ATGGAAAGTATTTCTGAGTTCGGCACCAGAGCTGCTGTCCcggctgtgccccccccccccagccacGCTGCCCCCACCCCGGTGTGTGATACAGCCGTTGTGGGGGGTACGTGTGTGTCTGCTCCGCACCTCGGTGACACCGTGCCCGGGTCGGGGCCGTCCCCAGGGCGGCAGCGGGGTCAGAAGTGGCTGAGCTGCACCGGAGGGGGAACAAACCCCCAATTGAGCCACAGGGCTGGAGGAGCCACAATGCGGCTTTGTGTCCCCGTACCACTGGGGACGCGGGGCAGAGGACGACAGCGGGGCCGGGGGATGCAGCCAGGCGGCCGCTGCCCGTCCCGGAGGCACTCGTGCATCGG CTTTGACCTGGAGAATGGCCCCCCAGGAAGGGGCCCGCTGGAGCCGCAGTGCAGCCCGGGCgcagggctggtgctgcagggcgCCTTCACCCACAGCCAGCGCCGCGAGTCCTTCCTCTACCGCTCCGACAGCGATTACGACCTGTCCCCCAAGGGCATGTCCCGCAACTCCTCCATCGCCAGCGACCT ACACGGGGAAGACCTGATCGTCACCCCCTTCGCCCAG GTCCTGGCCAGCCTGCGCACCGTGCGCACCAACGTGACGGTGCTGCTGCACCTCCAGGAGCGTGTGGGCACCAA GCGGGCATCGAGCAGCAGCCTCCCATCTGCCAGCAGGGCCGGCCTGTCTG AGGATGCTCAGCAGAAGCTGTCGCTGGAGACCCTGGAGGAGCTGGACTGgtgcctggagcagctggagacgCTGCAGACGCGGCACTCAGTTGGAGAGATGGCTTCCAACAAG TTTAAACGGATGCTGAGCCGGGAGCTCTCCCACCTCTCGGAGAGCGGCCGCTCGGGGAACCAGGTGTCTGAATACATCTCCAGCACCTTCCTGG ACAAACAGCACGAGGTGGAGATCCCCCCAGCGCCGcacaaggagaaggagagggagcGCAGGAAGCGGCCGATGTCGCAGATCAGCGGGGTGAGGAAGCCGGCTCACGGCCCCCTCCTGGCCACCATCCCACGCTTTGGAGTGCGCACGGAGCAGGAGGGGCTGCTGGCCAAG gagctgcaggacacCAATAAGTGGGGTCTCAACATCTTCAAAGTGGCCGAATACTCAGGAAACCGCCCGCTGACGGTCCTCATGTACAGCATCTTCCAG GAGCGTGACCTGATGAAGACGTTCCGCATCCCCGCTGACACCTTCCTCACCTACATGCTGACATTGGAGGACCATTACCGCGCCGACGTGGCGTACCACAACAACATCCACGCCGCCGACGTGGCTCAGTCCACCCACGTGCTGCTCTCCACGCCGGCTCTGGAG GCCGTCTTCACCGACCTGGAGATCATGGCCGCCATCTTCGCCAGCGCCATCCATGATGTTGACCACCCCGGTGTCTCCAATCAGTTCCTCATTAACAcca ACTCAGAGCTGGCGCTGATGTACAATGATGCTTCGGTGCTGGAGAACCACCACCTGGCTGTGGGCTtcaagctgctgcaggaggagaactGTGACATCTTCCAGAACCTGAGCAAGAAGCAGAGGCAGTCGCTCCGTAAGATGGCCATCGATATG GTGTTGGCCACCGACATGTCCAAGCACATGAACCTGCTGGCAGACCTGAAGACCATGGTGGAGACCAAGAAGGTGACCAGCctgggggtgctgctgctggataACTACTCTGATAGGATCCAG GTCCTGCAGAACATGGTGCACTGCGCCGACCTCAGCAACCCCACCAAACCACTGGAGCTGTACCGGCAATGGACCGACCGCATCATGGCTGAGTTCTTCCATCAGGGTGACCGTGAGCGTGAGAAGGGGATGGAGATCAGCCCCATGTGTGACAAGCACACAGCCTCCGTGGAGAAATCCCAG GTGGGATTCATCGACTTCATCGCCCACCCTCTGTGGGAAACCTGGGCCGACCTGGTGCATCCTGATGCCCAGGAGATCCTGGACACGCTGGAGGACAACAGGGAGTGGTACCAGAGCATGATCCCACGCAGCCCCTCCCCACCACCCGAAGTGGGGTCTGAGGTGCCCCCAACAGCCCCCAGCAAGTCCCAGTTTGAGATGACGCTGGAGGAAGAGGTGGGAGGGTCGGACACGGAGCCGGAGGGACCCGAGAGCCCTTTGGAGGAGGACAACAGCGGCTCCAAGGCGTCGGCTACGGATGATTCGGAGTCAGCCGACGCTGAACGTTTGTCACCTGGCTCTGGGGACCGGGAGGTGGACAACAGGAGAGTGTTGGAGGGGACACTGCCAAAGGACAGGGCTGGCGGTGGGTGCACAGCACTGGACCCCGAGAGCGGCAGGGAGCTGTGCCTGGACACGGAGGGCAACGTCACATTCCTGCCCCTGGGCACGTAG
- the PDE4C gene encoding 3',5'-cyclic-AMP phosphodiesterase 4C isoform X3, with protein sequence MLPSPGVSSPVGSPRGSPRNSPVLFRRLRVNQSIRLQRRFTVAHPLGFDLENGPPGRGPLEPQCSPGAGLVLQGAFTHSQRRESFLYRSDSDYDLSPKGMSRNSSIASDLHGEDLIVTPFAQVLASLRTVRTNVTVLLHLQERVGTKRASSSSLPSASRAGLSAEDAQQKLSLETLEELDWCLEQLETLQTRHSVGEMASNKFKRMLSRELSHLSESGRSGNQVSEYISSTFLDKQHEVEIPPAPHKEKERERRKRPMSQISGVRKPAHGPLLATIPRFGVRTEQEGLLAKELQDTNKWGLNIFKVAEYSGNRPLTVLMYSIFQERDLMKTFRIPADTFLTYMLTLEDHYRADVAYHNNIHAADVAQSTHVLLSTPALEAVFTDLEIMAAIFASAIHDVDHPGVSNQFLINTNSELALMYNDASVLENHHLAVGFKLLQEENCDIFQNLSKKQRQSLRKMAIDMVLATDMSKHMNLLADLKTMVETKKVTSLGVLLLDNYSDRIQVLQNMVHCADLSNPTKPLELYRQWTDRIMAEFFHQGDREREKGMEISPMCDKHTASVEKSQVGFIDFIAHPLWETWADLVHPDAQEILDTLEDNREWYQSMIPRSPSPPPEVGSEVPPTAPSKSQFEMTLEEEVGGSDTEPEGPESPLEEDNSGSKASATDDSESADAERLSPGSGDREVDNRRVLEGTLPKDRAGGGCTALDPESGRELCLDTEGNVTFLPLGT encoded by the exons ATGCTGCCCTCCCCGGGGGTGTCGTCGCCTGTTGGGTCCCCGCGGGGGTCCCCCCGAAACTCCCCTGTGCTGTTCAGGAGGCTGAGAGTGAATCAGAGCATCCGCCTGCAGCGCCGCTTCACTGTGGCGCATCCCCTCGG CTTTGACCTGGAGAATGGCCCCCCAGGAAGGGGCCCGCTGGAGCCGCAGTGCAGCCCGGGCgcagggctggtgctgcagggcgCCTTCACCCACAGCCAGCGCCGCGAGTCCTTCCTCTACCGCTCCGACAGCGATTACGACCTGTCCCCCAAGGGCATGTCCCGCAACTCCTCCATCGCCAGCGACCT ACACGGGGAAGACCTGATCGTCACCCCCTTCGCCCAG GTCCTGGCCAGCCTGCGCACCGTGCGCACCAACGTGACGGTGCTGCTGCACCTCCAGGAGCGTGTGGGCACCAA GCGGGCATCGAGCAGCAGCCTCCCATCTGCCAGCAGGGCCGGCCTGTCTG CAGAGGATGCTCAGCAGAAGCTGTCGCTGGAGACCCTGGAGGAGCTGGACTGgtgcctggagcagctggagacgCTGCAGACGCGGCACTCAGTTGGAGAGATGGCTTCCAACAAG TTTAAACGGATGCTGAGCCGGGAGCTCTCCCACCTCTCGGAGAGCGGCCGCTCGGGGAACCAGGTGTCTGAATACATCTCCAGCACCTTCCTGG ACAAACAGCACGAGGTGGAGATCCCCCCAGCGCCGcacaaggagaaggagagggagcGCAGGAAGCGGCCGATGTCGCAGATCAGCGGGGTGAGGAAGCCGGCTCACGGCCCCCTCCTGGCCACCATCCCACGCTTTGGAGTGCGCACGGAGCAGGAGGGGCTGCTGGCCAAG gagctgcaggacacCAATAAGTGGGGTCTCAACATCTTCAAAGTGGCCGAATACTCAGGAAACCGCCCGCTGACGGTCCTCATGTACAGCATCTTCCAG GAGCGTGACCTGATGAAGACGTTCCGCATCCCCGCTGACACCTTCCTCACCTACATGCTGACATTGGAGGACCATTACCGCGCCGACGTGGCGTACCACAACAACATCCACGCCGCCGACGTGGCTCAGTCCACCCACGTGCTGCTCTCCACGCCGGCTCTGGAG GCCGTCTTCACCGACCTGGAGATCATGGCCGCCATCTTCGCCAGCGCCATCCATGATGTTGACCACCCCGGTGTCTCCAATCAGTTCCTCATTAACAcca ACTCAGAGCTGGCGCTGATGTACAATGATGCTTCGGTGCTGGAGAACCACCACCTGGCTGTGGGCTtcaagctgctgcaggaggagaactGTGACATCTTCCAGAACCTGAGCAAGAAGCAGAGGCAGTCGCTCCGTAAGATGGCCATCGATATG GTGTTGGCCACCGACATGTCCAAGCACATGAACCTGCTGGCAGACCTGAAGACCATGGTGGAGACCAAGAAGGTGACCAGCctgggggtgctgctgctggataACTACTCTGATAGGATCCAG GTCCTGCAGAACATGGTGCACTGCGCCGACCTCAGCAACCCCACCAAACCACTGGAGCTGTACCGGCAATGGACCGACCGCATCATGGCTGAGTTCTTCCATCAGGGTGACCGTGAGCGTGAGAAGGGGATGGAGATCAGCCCCATGTGTGACAAGCACACAGCCTCCGTGGAGAAATCCCAG GTGGGATTCATCGACTTCATCGCCCACCCTCTGTGGGAAACCTGGGCCGACCTGGTGCATCCTGATGCCCAGGAGATCCTGGACACGCTGGAGGACAACAGGGAGTGGTACCAGAGCATGATCCCACGCAGCCCCTCCCCACCACCCGAAGTGGGGTCTGAGGTGCCCCCAACAGCCCCCAGCAAGTCCCAGTTTGAGATGACGCTGGAGGAAGAGGTGGGAGGGTCGGACACGGAGCCGGAGGGACCCGAGAGCCCTTTGGAGGAGGACAACAGCGGCTCCAAGGCGTCGGCTACGGATGATTCGGAGTCAGCCGACGCTGAACGTTTGTCACCTGGCTCTGGGGACCGGGAGGTGGACAACAGGAGAGTGTTGGAGGGGACACTGCCAAAGGACAGGGCTGGCGGTGGGTGCACAGCACTGGACCCCGAGAGCGGCAGGGAGCTGTGCCTGGACACGGAGGGCAACGTCACATTCCTGCCCCTGGGCACGTAG
- the PDE4C gene encoding 3',5'-cyclic-AMP phosphodiesterase 4C isoform X4, with amino-acid sequence MLPSPGVSSPVGSPRGSPRNSPVLFRRLRVNQSIRLQRRFTVAHPLGFDLENGPPGRGPLEPQCSPGAGLVLQGAFTHSQRRESFLYRSDSDYDLSPKGMSRNSSIASDLHGEDLIVTPFAQVLASLRTVRTNVTVLLHLQERVGTKRASSSSLPSASRAGLSEDAQQKLSLETLEELDWCLEQLETLQTRHSVGEMASNKFKRMLSRELSHLSESGRSGNQVSEYISSTFLDKQHEVEIPPAPHKEKERERRKRPMSQISGVRKPAHGPLLATIPRFGVRTEQEGLLAKELQDTNKWGLNIFKVAEYSGNRPLTVLMYSIFQERDLMKTFRIPADTFLTYMLTLEDHYRADVAYHNNIHAADVAQSTHVLLSTPALEAVFTDLEIMAAIFASAIHDVDHPGVSNQFLINTNSELALMYNDASVLENHHLAVGFKLLQEENCDIFQNLSKKQRQSLRKMAIDMVLATDMSKHMNLLADLKTMVETKKVTSLGVLLLDNYSDRIQVLQNMVHCADLSNPTKPLELYRQWTDRIMAEFFHQGDREREKGMEISPMCDKHTASVEKSQVGFIDFIAHPLWETWADLVHPDAQEILDTLEDNREWYQSMIPRSPSPPPEVGSEVPPTAPSKSQFEMTLEEEVGGSDTEPEGPESPLEEDNSGSKASATDDSESADAERLSPGSGDREVDNRRVLEGTLPKDRAGGGCTALDPESGRELCLDTEGNVTFLPLGT; translated from the exons ATGCTGCCCTCCCCGGGGGTGTCGTCGCCTGTTGGGTCCCCGCGGGGGTCCCCCCGAAACTCCCCTGTGCTGTTCAGGAGGCTGAGAGTGAATCAGAGCATCCGCCTGCAGCGCCGCTTCACTGTGGCGCATCCCCTCGG CTTTGACCTGGAGAATGGCCCCCCAGGAAGGGGCCCGCTGGAGCCGCAGTGCAGCCCGGGCgcagggctggtgctgcagggcgCCTTCACCCACAGCCAGCGCCGCGAGTCCTTCCTCTACCGCTCCGACAGCGATTACGACCTGTCCCCCAAGGGCATGTCCCGCAACTCCTCCATCGCCAGCGACCT ACACGGGGAAGACCTGATCGTCACCCCCTTCGCCCAG GTCCTGGCCAGCCTGCGCACCGTGCGCACCAACGTGACGGTGCTGCTGCACCTCCAGGAGCGTGTGGGCACCAA GCGGGCATCGAGCAGCAGCCTCCCATCTGCCAGCAGGGCCGGCCTGTCTG AGGATGCTCAGCAGAAGCTGTCGCTGGAGACCCTGGAGGAGCTGGACTGgtgcctggagcagctggagacgCTGCAGACGCGGCACTCAGTTGGAGAGATGGCTTCCAACAAG TTTAAACGGATGCTGAGCCGGGAGCTCTCCCACCTCTCGGAGAGCGGCCGCTCGGGGAACCAGGTGTCTGAATACATCTCCAGCACCTTCCTGG ACAAACAGCACGAGGTGGAGATCCCCCCAGCGCCGcacaaggagaaggagagggagcGCAGGAAGCGGCCGATGTCGCAGATCAGCGGGGTGAGGAAGCCGGCTCACGGCCCCCTCCTGGCCACCATCCCACGCTTTGGAGTGCGCACGGAGCAGGAGGGGCTGCTGGCCAAG gagctgcaggacacCAATAAGTGGGGTCTCAACATCTTCAAAGTGGCCGAATACTCAGGAAACCGCCCGCTGACGGTCCTCATGTACAGCATCTTCCAG GAGCGTGACCTGATGAAGACGTTCCGCATCCCCGCTGACACCTTCCTCACCTACATGCTGACATTGGAGGACCATTACCGCGCCGACGTGGCGTACCACAACAACATCCACGCCGCCGACGTGGCTCAGTCCACCCACGTGCTGCTCTCCACGCCGGCTCTGGAG GCCGTCTTCACCGACCTGGAGATCATGGCCGCCATCTTCGCCAGCGCCATCCATGATGTTGACCACCCCGGTGTCTCCAATCAGTTCCTCATTAACAcca ACTCAGAGCTGGCGCTGATGTACAATGATGCTTCGGTGCTGGAGAACCACCACCTGGCTGTGGGCTtcaagctgctgcaggaggagaactGTGACATCTTCCAGAACCTGAGCAAGAAGCAGAGGCAGTCGCTCCGTAAGATGGCCATCGATATG GTGTTGGCCACCGACATGTCCAAGCACATGAACCTGCTGGCAGACCTGAAGACCATGGTGGAGACCAAGAAGGTGACCAGCctgggggtgctgctgctggataACTACTCTGATAGGATCCAG GTCCTGCAGAACATGGTGCACTGCGCCGACCTCAGCAACCCCACCAAACCACTGGAGCTGTACCGGCAATGGACCGACCGCATCATGGCTGAGTTCTTCCATCAGGGTGACCGTGAGCGTGAGAAGGGGATGGAGATCAGCCCCATGTGTGACAAGCACACAGCCTCCGTGGAGAAATCCCAG GTGGGATTCATCGACTTCATCGCCCACCCTCTGTGGGAAACCTGGGCCGACCTGGTGCATCCTGATGCCCAGGAGATCCTGGACACGCTGGAGGACAACAGGGAGTGGTACCAGAGCATGATCCCACGCAGCCCCTCCCCACCACCCGAAGTGGGGTCTGAGGTGCCCCCAACAGCCCCCAGCAAGTCCCAGTTTGAGATGACGCTGGAGGAAGAGGTGGGAGGGTCGGACACGGAGCCGGAGGGACCCGAGAGCCCTTTGGAGGAGGACAACAGCGGCTCCAAGGCGTCGGCTACGGATGATTCGGAGTCAGCCGACGCTGAACGTTTGTCACCTGGCTCTGGGGACCGGGAGGTGGACAACAGGAGAGTGTTGGAGGGGACACTGCCAAAGGACAGGGCTGGCGGTGGGTGCACAGCACTGGACCCCGAGAGCGGCAGGGAGCTGTGCCTGGACACGGAGGGCAACGTCACATTCCTGCCCCTGGGCACGTAG
- the PDE4C gene encoding 3',5'-cyclic-AMP phosphodiesterase 4C isoform X1, giving the protein MESISEFGTRAAVPAVPPPPSHAAPTPVCDTAVVGGTCVSAPHLGDTVPGSGPSPGRQRGQKWLSCTGGGTNPQLSHRAGGATMRLCVPVPLGTRGRGRQRGRGMQPGGRCPSRRHSCIGFDLENGPPGRGPLEPQCSPGAGLVLQGAFTHSQRRESFLYRSDSDYDLSPKGMSRNSSIASDLHGEDLIVTPFAQVLASLRTVRTNVTVLLHLQERVGTKRASSSSLPSASRAGLSAEDAQQKLSLETLEELDWCLEQLETLQTRHSVGEMASNKFKRMLSRELSHLSESGRSGNQVSEYISSTFLDKQHEVEIPPAPHKEKERERRKRPMSQISGVRKPAHGPLLATIPRFGVRTEQEGLLAKELQDTNKWGLNIFKVAEYSGNRPLTVLMYSIFQERDLMKTFRIPADTFLTYMLTLEDHYRADVAYHNNIHAADVAQSTHVLLSTPALEAVFTDLEIMAAIFASAIHDVDHPGVSNQFLINTNSELALMYNDASVLENHHLAVGFKLLQEENCDIFQNLSKKQRQSLRKMAIDMVLATDMSKHMNLLADLKTMVETKKVTSLGVLLLDNYSDRIQVLQNMVHCADLSNPTKPLELYRQWTDRIMAEFFHQGDREREKGMEISPMCDKHTASVEKSQVGFIDFIAHPLWETWADLVHPDAQEILDTLEDNREWYQSMIPRSPSPPPEVGSEVPPTAPSKSQFEMTLEEEVGGSDTEPEGPESPLEEDNSGSKASATDDSESADAERLSPGSGDREVDNRRVLEGTLPKDRAGGGCTALDPESGRELCLDTEGNVTFLPLGT; this is encoded by the exons ATGGAAAGTATTTCTGAGTTCGGCACCAGAGCTGCTGTCCcggctgtgccccccccccccagccacGCTGCCCCCACCCCGGTGTGTGATACAGCCGTTGTGGGGGGTACGTGTGTGTCTGCTCCGCACCTCGGTGACACCGTGCCCGGGTCGGGGCCGTCCCCAGGGCGGCAGCGGGGTCAGAAGTGGCTGAGCTGCACCGGAGGGGGAACAAACCCCCAATTGAGCCACAGGGCTGGAGGAGCCACAATGCGGCTTTGTGTCCCCGTACCACTGGGGACGCGGGGCAGAGGACGACAGCGGGGCCGGGGGATGCAGCCAGGCGGCCGCTGCCCGTCCCGGAGGCACTCGTGCATCGG CTTTGACCTGGAGAATGGCCCCCCAGGAAGGGGCCCGCTGGAGCCGCAGTGCAGCCCGGGCgcagggctggtgctgcagggcgCCTTCACCCACAGCCAGCGCCGCGAGTCCTTCCTCTACCGCTCCGACAGCGATTACGACCTGTCCCCCAAGGGCATGTCCCGCAACTCCTCCATCGCCAGCGACCT ACACGGGGAAGACCTGATCGTCACCCCCTTCGCCCAG GTCCTGGCCAGCCTGCGCACCGTGCGCACCAACGTGACGGTGCTGCTGCACCTCCAGGAGCGTGTGGGCACCAA GCGGGCATCGAGCAGCAGCCTCCCATCTGCCAGCAGGGCCGGCCTGTCTG CAGAGGATGCTCAGCAGAAGCTGTCGCTGGAGACCCTGGAGGAGCTGGACTGgtgcctggagcagctggagacgCTGCAGACGCGGCACTCAGTTGGAGAGATGGCTTCCAACAAG TTTAAACGGATGCTGAGCCGGGAGCTCTCCCACCTCTCGGAGAGCGGCCGCTCGGGGAACCAGGTGTCTGAATACATCTCCAGCACCTTCCTGG ACAAACAGCACGAGGTGGAGATCCCCCCAGCGCCGcacaaggagaaggagagggagcGCAGGAAGCGGCCGATGTCGCAGATCAGCGGGGTGAGGAAGCCGGCTCACGGCCCCCTCCTGGCCACCATCCCACGCTTTGGAGTGCGCACGGAGCAGGAGGGGCTGCTGGCCAAG gagctgcaggacacCAATAAGTGGGGTCTCAACATCTTCAAAGTGGCCGAATACTCAGGAAACCGCCCGCTGACGGTCCTCATGTACAGCATCTTCCAG GAGCGTGACCTGATGAAGACGTTCCGCATCCCCGCTGACACCTTCCTCACCTACATGCTGACATTGGAGGACCATTACCGCGCCGACGTGGCGTACCACAACAACATCCACGCCGCCGACGTGGCTCAGTCCACCCACGTGCTGCTCTCCACGCCGGCTCTGGAG GCCGTCTTCACCGACCTGGAGATCATGGCCGCCATCTTCGCCAGCGCCATCCATGATGTTGACCACCCCGGTGTCTCCAATCAGTTCCTCATTAACAcca ACTCAGAGCTGGCGCTGATGTACAATGATGCTTCGGTGCTGGAGAACCACCACCTGGCTGTGGGCTtcaagctgctgcaggaggagaactGTGACATCTTCCAGAACCTGAGCAAGAAGCAGAGGCAGTCGCTCCGTAAGATGGCCATCGATATG GTGTTGGCCACCGACATGTCCAAGCACATGAACCTGCTGGCAGACCTGAAGACCATGGTGGAGACCAAGAAGGTGACCAGCctgggggtgctgctgctggataACTACTCTGATAGGATCCAG GTCCTGCAGAACATGGTGCACTGCGCCGACCTCAGCAACCCCACCAAACCACTGGAGCTGTACCGGCAATGGACCGACCGCATCATGGCTGAGTTCTTCCATCAGGGTGACCGTGAGCGTGAGAAGGGGATGGAGATCAGCCCCATGTGTGACAAGCACACAGCCTCCGTGGAGAAATCCCAG GTGGGATTCATCGACTTCATCGCCCACCCTCTGTGGGAAACCTGGGCCGACCTGGTGCATCCTGATGCCCAGGAGATCCTGGACACGCTGGAGGACAACAGGGAGTGGTACCAGAGCATGATCCCACGCAGCCCCTCCCCACCACCCGAAGTGGGGTCTGAGGTGCCCCCAACAGCCCCCAGCAAGTCCCAGTTTGAGATGACGCTGGAGGAAGAGGTGGGAGGGTCGGACACGGAGCCGGAGGGACCCGAGAGCCCTTTGGAGGAGGACAACAGCGGCTCCAAGGCGTCGGCTACGGATGATTCGGAGTCAGCCGACGCTGAACGTTTGTCACCTGGCTCTGGGGACCGGGAGGTGGACAACAGGAGAGTGTTGGAGGGGACACTGCCAAAGGACAGGGCTGGCGGTGGGTGCACAGCACTGGACCCCGAGAGCGGCAGGGAGCTGTGCCTGGACACGGAGGGCAACGTCACATTCCTGCCCCTGGGCACGTAG